The stretch of DNA aAGTCAAATGTTTCCTAAAAGATATACTTCGTTATGTATCAAATACAATTCGAGATAATAACATCCAAGCTCCATGTGAAACTTTAAAAAAGTAGTTCTCATgggagacggtcttacgaattttatatatgagacgggtcaactctaccgatattaacaataaaaagtaatgctcttatcataaaaagtaatattttttcatggatactccaaataaaatatttgtctcacaaaatacgactcgtgagaccgtctcacacaagtttttgccaacttTGAACTTTCATGAAACTTCAAATGAAATATTAATATACGGTAAAAAAACTCTAGTTTTTTAAAAAGTAGCTAAATACCTCATGTATTGAAaattatcatatattttttttaccttTTTTCACGCAAATAGACAAAAATACCTCAAGCAAATCAATAAAATATCCGTTGATGagtttcttaatttttttctccgTAAATTTAATATCGGGTTTTATGCGAGAATATGTTTTGAAGTTTAAATATtgtgaaaataaaaacaaattagGAAAAAATGGAAGGGATTACCATGGAAAGAGCACTATTTTAAACATTTACTTCATCCACGTGATAATTTAACTATTTGTAGATATTTCTTTTTGTTTTCCATATAAATAAatgaaaacattatgaactaATAATATTAATAGTGATAACAACTTAactaagaataataaaattgaaaaaaaaaattaataatatgaaattttaatgatgataataataaagtaaaaaatatttaataaataactatttttttaaaaaaaataaactgctaataaaatattaacaaaaatcATTATTAGTATTGTCtattatttagttttttttacattattattaattttgtttgctaattttcttttcttttttcactATTTTTTAATGGAGAAATATTCATATTATCTAtactattatattaaaaaaaaaacatatcagCTATAGATAAAAGAGGACGCTCTCTTTCTTCTCAAATTGCTCTCACATCattatttttttcccaaaattgtCACTGTAACTCATTTtcaatattatcataatcaaatTACACTATATCACCTCGATAATTTCTACAATTATGAcgtgaaatttattttaatataaattaattataataaatattgtACACATACGCATCACGTCCGCAGCTGTACTATATAAATAAAAGTAGGGACATGGGAATAGAACTTCAACAATGTCTCTCCTTACTGCAAAATGTTTCACATTATGCTCCCTGTGCTTCAGATTCAGGTGCCCAAATCAACACAGAATTGGATTCTCATCGTGGCCGACCAAATTGGCATTCCTACGAAGTTGCCAACATGTTCAGGTGCCCAAATCAACGTAAAATTTATCTCACACACCATTTTAAGTGATAAAATTCTCTTTTTTTAATTACTTTCCTCGTTTATGTATAAGATTTGATCTATTCGATTTGTGAAAAAGATTACTAATTTTTAGAAGAATCTTTTATTGGTGGTTGTGAATGACggaatatttcaataatttcaacctttgttcatctgatttaatTTGTTCTTAATAGTTTATTGATAAACAGATCGAGAAGAGTGTTCGATTttgcttgagaaattatctCATTCCACTTAACCGTAATTGATTCTTGAAGGAACTGCGATATTTATCAGATGCGCACTATAGTCATGGATTTGATGGGACGATGATTGAGATTCGAAAACGGGAAATTGGCTTTCAGTTCCGAGCCgtcgattttttttgtgttcagtccctgggtacttttttagtaccacatttccacatgaagtgtaccacatTTTGTATGACACAATATCACGATTTTGTGGGTAAGAAATGAACCCAAAAAAATGTTTTGattaagtatttttcaccggtTTTTCCATTCGAAAAAATGTTGTGATGACACAATAGAATATAATATGtaactaaaaataattaaatatccaaGCTTCGACTTTTATAATATCTGAAATAAAATATGttgtaatataataaatattggCTTTCACTATCTGAATCAGACTATGATTTCGATTGTCCTTTACTTAATTGTGATGGGATGGTTGAAACAGGAGGGTTTTGTTTGGTTGCGCTTGaggtttattttgaaaaataaatgaattaaaaaaaatagaaaacgaaattaaatgtataattggatatagatatatatatatatatatatatatatacaagagaAACAAATTTTGTTGTAACGTCAAATAATTAAGTTTGTTTTGATTTTGATCATCGGGATAATATTATGAGCAAGATTTTTGACTGAATATATCTTCTAAACACGTTTcatatgcgcgcacacacacatataagTTGGGTTATGATAAATCAAGTTATTGATGTTTGCGTGAGGTGGATATGTAGAAAATGGGTAACACTTTTTTTGCCCCTCTCCTGAAGGAATCGTTTGGTAGCATCATTTTGATCACGTTTTGCATTCACGTCGATGAGGAAAAAGACCTTTCACTAACACCATCCACTCGCAAAGACCACGTATACATGCACAAAAAACATACCTCAACCAGCTTATTCCGATCACAATCGGGTATGATTCCAATAGTCGAGTCATTGTACAAACAATCGACACTATCTATTATAATAAGAATTAAGATTGCTTGCAATTTATTCGTAATCAGATATTGGATTATcataatgattttattttttgtggGATTGATCTGTTGCAGGAGGGAAAATTTCGAACCGAGATCTTGTCCGGTTTAAAATTATCATGCTAATAAAACCAAATGACCCAAGGTGATTATTAAAATGATTGAATTTTATGCAATATTCTTTtaggttttttaaaaaaaccaaaGTGACACTACGAACACGTCACGATGTGATGGTTTGTGATattgaatttaatttaaaatataaaaacatatgtTGGTTGGTACCTATATCTGACAcacattttattaatttattaaccAACTTTAATTGTAGTTATCATGTAAtacaattaaatatttaatatgatcTAACAAATACTATTTGATTTAACATATATCTGATTTTGTCATGTTGATATTCATGAGAAATTATTCAATTTTCGAGTGatcacaataaatgaaatatgtattgatattgCTACTGAATATGCATTATGATGTCTTATTGAtgttatttataaattaaaataaacatgttgtGTTGTTATCATTGAATACAATTACATAATTAAGTCTATCAAGTACATAATTTGATTTAACATATACTTGATTTTGTCATGTTGAAACTTCATttttattagaaaatatttGATCTTCGAGTGACGAGCAATAAATAAAGTACGTGTTAAAGTTTGTCATTGAAGATGTAATACGATGATTTAttaatgttatttatttttttaaaataaacacgtTATATACTCATCTTAAAATACGATAAACATTGATTTGACCTAAAACGTACTTAATTTGTAttaacaaatattttattttacctTGCAGTACTCAATTTTTTGAGAAAATACTCAATTTTTGTATGGTATCGATGAATGAAGTTAGTGTTAGATTTGATTTTTTAGTACTTGTTCATCACATAATACAGTTAATTACGTAGTATGTTATACTTTTTTAGAATTTTTCATTATATTCACCAGTATTCATTCataaatattatgaatgatTGATCATCTTGTGAGAGTGatcatttataataattatttatattaattcattATGTTTTCTTTACATCAATTATAAGTATTATGAATGATACTCAACTTATGAAAGGTAATCATTcataaaacttattattatttattatattttttgtatCATCATAATTCATTTATGATACATATTGGTGGTCATGGAATATCAAGATAATaattgatttgatattatatattagtATTCATTCATAATACATGTATCATCGAGCGTCTGCTgatttaccaaaaattataactGATGTTAATAATGCGacaaaaatcttttaaaccgtatAAAATCACAAATAATGCATCTAACAATAAATATTTGTATTTATGAAATAACATGATAATACTTAACTCAAACGTTTTCAACGagcattattatttattaattaatacttCATATATAAGTTTTATTTAAACATCCTCCTGTGTTTCATGAATATCAATAAGTattcaaaaacttgtgtgagacggtctcacgggtcgtattttatgagacagatatcttatttaggtcatcaatgaaaaaacattaatttttatgataagagtattgctttttattgtgaatatcggtatggttgattcgtctcacatataaagatacgtgagactgtctcacaagagacctgctcTAATTATAATGAACAATTACCAATAGTATCGTGAATAAATACTAATAACTATAATATCAAACTAATTATTTTCTTACATTTCGTGAATAACAATAAGAATTATAAATTAGTATTATCAAGTAACAAAAAATGGGCATCATACACATTAAATCAGGAGGTCTCTGATATCTCAATTTAAGtactattaaattaaatatagtacTCACTCAATTGATGGTTGGTCAgaacatgttttttttatatattattaaatcacATCAATATTTCATCGCAACgaatcatcaatgaaaacttAGGAGGATTTCGTTTATGGTGACCAGTTAaatataaaatgtattttcaaaCAAATATGTGTATCAAATAGGCTAAATCGGGTATTTGATATCTTAATTTAAGATATTTATAGGTTAATTCAAGTACTCACTTATTTCAATATTTAgtagataaataattttttatttgtattaaatCACATGAATACTTCATCATAATGCATTTTCAATGAAAACTCCAAGAAGACTTCATTTATAATGATTAATCTAGCataaaaaaatctataaataacatTAATAATACATCCTAATGCATTTTCTCTAGATACATCAACACAAATTTCATTTATGGTGGCCTTCAATATTTTCTCATCAAATTCAAGTATTAACATGGAAGAACCAAGTATGAGCtatatcaaattaaatactTTTTAGGCCATATTTAGTATTAACCATATATCATGATAACTGCGTaacatgtttatttattttaaaaaaaatttaataaatcatcataatataCACATCTTATCTCCGTTTTTCTCAACTCAATAAATTAGCATAATCTactaaattaaataatgttggatgcaataattgtccctgcttggtagagcgatcgaatcgtggtgcttgagctgctgtgcggtttaaaagatttgagttgcaccattactattagctatagcttttggtaaagcggcaagcgctcggtcctaaaattggtatcagagccaatgttACATGTTCGATTCCCATtaattgcaaggagtgcaattattgggagggatatttttggatgcaataattgtccctattTGGTAtagcgatcgaatcgtggtgcttgagctgctgtgcggtttaaaagatttgagttgcaccattactactagctataacttttgataaagcggcaagcgctcggtcctaaaAATAACgttccaaaataattaaaacaaaattaTCTTGTTACACATATGTTTTTAATAACAATTATAATGCGATATTAATATatctaataaaaataaattaaactttCATTAACGATAAGAAttagttgaattaattatttttatgataaaaacaGACATCGAATTTTGTGATAACTAcacaacattttttttaaaaaaaataaataacatcaATAAGATGTCATAATATACAGGGGTGTGTAATCGGTCTATTCGGTTACTGACCGAACCGAATAGACCTATAACCGATTTAACCGATTTTATTTTCGAATAACCGAACCGATCGAAAAATTCATagaaaccgaattaaccgattttttttaaaaaatgcgatttttttttaaattcatagaaaccgaattaaccgaaccGATTTTCAAATCGGTTAACCGAAAtaactgattttttttaaaaaaatactaattaaaaaaaaaacaacaatggAGGACTTATAAATAACAAGAAACATTGaacaaaaaatatcaataacaaataaaaatactgaaaataaaatcattGAATGAATGAGCTTATTTCTAATGTATGAAAATTTGGGTGTCCTTCTAATGCATTTTTAATGTCCATatacaatttaaattaatatatatactaattcggttaattcggtttaactgaatttttcaaattaaaaccgaaaccgaaccgaattaaccgaattaaccgattgtttaaaatttcaaaaccgAACTTCCGAATTAACCGATCCGAATTTTCGAATTAATTCGGTTCGATCGGTTAATTCGGTCTAATCGAAATTTTGCACACCCCTAATAATATACACATCTTATTTCCATTTTTCTCATCTCAATAAGTCAGTATAATTTAGTAAAATCAGAATCATTATCCAAAATAATAAAAGTAAATTTATCTTGCtatacattattttttaaataataataatttgataataatacaactaataaaaaaatactataattttaataataataagaattagttaaaattatcatttatgataaaaaatattgaatcgataattataatgataatattaagagtatgtctctgtaagacggtctcacgaatctttatctgtgagacatgtcaaccctaccgatattcacaatgaaaagtaatactcttagcgtaaaaagttatatttttcattaatgacccaaataagagatcattctcacaaaatacgacccatgagaccgtctcacacaagtttttgtctaatattaattataaaaaatatgaatttaataaaaaatataaagaaatataaaaattagattagaatataattaattataagaaaaaattattaatactaaataatttaaaaccttgtttcaaaatatataatcaaaCAACTAATAAAAAATAACACTGGAAAAAATGATGAgagataaattaataatataacattaatcataaaataataaaaatataatattaatagtaTAAAAATCAAGTAATTTGATAAaacttataattttattaaagttttattattaatataaattaacaAAGAAGAATTAATaggaataaaaaataaaatatatgatatacAGTGAAAAGAAATGGATAAATATGTTAATTagagaataaaaataaaattttggttATAAAAGTGCAGAATAAACTTTGttgagtaattttttttttaatttacccATAAAAGAGTATTAATTAATGTGCGATATCTCGGATTCTCAGATTTCCCCATAAATACGCGCAGCGCCCGTCTTCACCATCGCCTACCGAGTAATACAAACCAAGCTCCCTTGTACCCACTCACCCCAGTAGGGTTTATCGGCGCTGTCGATAACAATCGAAACGCACACAAATTCCACAGACGTACAATTGTAATCTGTGTTTTGTATGCGTACAGAAAAATGGATGCTTATTCGCTGCATCTGGCTATGGCGGCACTTTTTGGAGCGTCGTTTGTGGCGGTTTCGGCGTATTATATGCACCGTAAAACCTTGAATCATCTATTGGAGTTCGCGAAAGCGCTAGAGAAGGACAAAGAGGAGGTGAATGAAGGCGGGGACGCTGTGGAGCATGTCAAGAAGCATTATCCGTCGAGAAGGAGCTACGGGAGGCGGAAGGCCAATGGCGGGAGCTATCGCCGTGGTTCAGCGTCTCTTCCTGACGTGTCAGATTTTTCCGGTGATGGTGGCGAAGTTGAGGAGAAGAGGAACGGTCCGGTGCACATTGATTATATCCCTCCTGGTTTGCCGAGGCTCCACACGCTAACTGAAGGTATCCAAATACCGGAATTCTGACAGGAGTAATTAATCTGTTTTTATGAGCTGTGTGTGCTGGACATATAtgtgaacatgaatatatgataAAAGTGggacaaaaattaaataattgttgtacTATGCAAATTTGGCTGGGCACTGTGGTCGTTTTTGTTTAGCTGACCGAGTCAATTAATTGGGTTCAATATGCGTCATCGGGAAGGAGGATAGCTGAAGGTTTGGAGCACATATTGCTGTTAAAAGTGTTGCGGTTGAATACATCGCACTTCAAGTCAAGCTGTTTGGTGCTATATCATGGATAACGCCTATATTGGCTGATTTTGTGTTATCTTGTGTTCCATCTTCacttatttaaatttaagaaGCCCGTTTTAGGAACATTGTAAAAAATTTAGCGAGAATGGTGGAATTGTTGACAATTTGATCAAGTCTTTTGGAACTGCTGGTTAGATTACCATATTGCATCCGTAGGTTTAGAATGCCAAATCCATATTTACCTGTATTTGGCGAACATAGAAATCGAAGTTATACAAATAATTGGTTGGGAACATCGGAAAACTACCatgattgtgtaatatgtagAAAATGTAGCTAAGGAGCTGTTGACATCACAAGCCATGTGAATGCAAGAGTTTTGTTTTGTTCTAGTAATTTTTCTAAGAATGCTTCTTGTTGTTTGAAAATTCCCTTGGCTATGAAATATTGCAAGAGCTTGGTTTTGTTTTAATGGCAGTAACTACTGCCAATTATTCCGGTGGCAGAAATtatgttttttgttttgttattttttctcCTTATAGATTATCTTAATAATGAAGCTTGGGAACTTCTTTTATTTCAGGGAAATCCGGTGGCGCTAGTTCAACAATGAGAGCAGGCCATCATACTCGACCCATTTCTCCCAAATCACCTGTTGCTAGTGCTAGTGCTAGTGCATTTGAGAGTGTAGAATGTTCAGACGCCGAAGATAATTTGATTGATGCCGCTAAATTAGACACAACATATATTCATACTAATGGAAATGAGGTGAGCTGAATTGATAAATAGAAATTGCTCAGGAACAAACACAAGCAGCACAATTAGATTTCCTAAAGCATTTGCAAACCATGATTTACCTTTCACATTTTTTAGAAAAGTTTTGAGTATTTAATTGATTGCGCCCTGAGTTGAAAGCATATTTTAGAATGTGCCAGATCATCATATCCATGCAAATGGAGAACAGATGCCAATGGTTACATCAAACATAATACGCTCACATAGTGTATCTGGTGACCTTCATGGTGTTCAACCTGATCCTGTTGCTGCTGATATTCTGAGAAAAGAACCAGAACAAGAAACTTTTGTGCGATTGAGAATTTCTCCTACAGGTATTGTCGTCATCTATGCCAGTCCTTCTTCCATTGAATAGTTTTCAGTGATATTCCAGTGAGAGGTGCGAAGCCATAGCTTTCCATTCACGCCAAGCCAAGAGTTTAGCTTACAACGGTTGAAGCAAAAACCTTCATCATTTATTGTTTATGGGATTTAATATAACAATGCTTCAAAGTTGATCATAATTTTCATTTCGAATGATAGCTAACTTACACTTAGATTCGTAGATCTACACTTATATTCTTCGATATTAGCTTCGATATACATTAATCAGCACCAAGCAGTGGAACGGAGGTGGTCAGAATTCAGGAGGAGAATAAGAGGTGTCCGACGATGAGGGCAAGAGGCAAAGACTAAGCAAAAATGGGTGAAAAGTGAGGGATGTTGAGTGTATTGTTAtagttaaaaaatttattattatactataatataataaacatatgaaatatcaaataaaagatTGCGAATtatcgaacaaaataatttgaCTCGAATTCATCTCGAAAGAAGTTTGAACATGTttgaattcggctaaaattcgataattttgaatatgaatcagatattcCCTATTTATAATCATCATGTGTCAAACAGTTGGAGGTATTACTGGTCAATAttgtgtcaaatgtttcagatcgAACGATATTTCATGAAATTCATGTTACAAATGTGCGGTTCTGACTCTTGATATTGAATAgtaattttgttttttgaatATGATTCCATCTTTTATCTTCTGATGGCCGACTATTTACTGGAGAAGTTTTATGTTTATTtcttttgaaaataatttctgCACGATCATCTTGATTACTTTTATAAAGTGCTGTGCGTGGACGGTGGCTTTGGTACGTATGCATGCAAGAAATTGATTTCAGTTCCTTGTTATTGCTGTCAGAGACACCATCTGCTGATGAAGCAGAAGTTTACTGCAATCTGCAAGATTGTCTTGAAATGAGGAAGCGTTACGTATTTAGGGAAGTTGTTTCTCCATGGGAAAAGGAAATCATATCTGCTCCTAATACCCCAAAGCCAATTCCAAACCCATTTGATCATACTCCAGAGGTGAAATCTGATGTAAGTCTCTGTACGAAGCCATGTTTCAGTTTTTTTACACTTGATTTTCTAAGTAAAATttccttttattttttgtttcttaTATGCCACTGATGTCTTTTAAAATTGAATGTCACACCGTGATTTTTGTATTTCAAATTCATGTAGCACTATTTTCAGATGGAAGATGGAGTTGTTCATGTTTATGCGAATAAAGAGTGTAAGCtgtgatatatttttattgatagAACTTTCTATTAGTAGTATGCCTCCTAAATGTCTCTCTCTCTCTTACTACAGCTGAAGAGAAACTTTATCCTGTTGCTGATGCTACCACATTTTTCACTGATTTGCATCATATCCTTAAAATTATTTCTGCTGGGAATATCAGAACACTTTGTCACCATAGGCTAGTTCTTCTAGAACAGGTTCATTCATCATTTTCACTATTACTTTTCTGAAATGTTTACTCCTGATGTGCCTTTATtattgttcatctgatttattCTTGAACTGTGTTTGAAGCAGAAATTCAACCTTCATCTGATGCTTAATGCGGACAGAGAATTCTTGGCTCAAAAAAGTGCACCACATCGAGATTTTTATAATGTGAGAAAAGTTGACACACATGTCCATCACTCAGCTTGCATGAACCAGAAACATCTTTTAAGGTTTATAAAGTCTAAGCTGAGGAAGGAGCCTGACGAGGTAATCTGTTGGATTGTTTTTGTTTTCTATTACTTTTCATTCCGGCCTCATTCTAATAACAACAGCATTTAGCATGACTGCATGAGATTAAAATGATCAAAAGGTATAAGGAAGATATAAATGGAGCTCAAAGTTATAGAATCTGTtaagtaaaatatattaattgtcATGCAGCTGCGTATGGCTAACCCTCATATCCTTGTCTCAGGTTGTTATTTTCAGAGATGGGACATATCTTACTTTGAAAGAGGTTTTTGAGAGTTTGGATTTGACTGGGTAATGATATGGACTTACACTTCAGGGAAAGGACGCACAGACTTTCAGAAAAGTGGaaatattatgaattttatttttaataattattaatctGTAAATGACTTCTTGTTTGGATATATTTGACAGCTACGACCTGAATGTTGATCTATTAGATGTCCATGCTGATAAAAGCACATTTCATCGCTTTGACAAGTTTAACTTGAAATATAATCCCTGTGGTCAGAGTAGACTAAGGGAGATCTTTTTGAAGCAGGATAATCTGATCCAAGGTAATCTCTGATGTTGTCACGAGATCATATCAAGTGCTTTCTTCCCCCTCTGATTTAAGCTTCACCCCCTCTTGATTTCGGTTGATCGTATGTATTGATGTTGTTTAATTTAACTAATGAATTTTTCCAGCAGGTCGTTTCTTAGGTGAGCTAACTAAGCAAGTGTTTTCGGATTTGGCCGCAAGTAAATATCAAGTGCGTGTCTGGGAGAACATTTGGTGGATTTATCTGTTACTGAATACAATTTTGTATGAAATTAGGGGCCTTATTTCTGTTTGGGTTGCCACAATGTTGGCAATTGTTAATTTACTTTTTGTTTgtcttctcattttaaattcttatcTTTTCACCTCACAAGTATTTTATTTGTGCTGTGTTTACAGTTCCTAGAGTATACGTTTCAGGGGAAAGAAAGTAAATAATCTGTATATGCCATTTCTTTAGATATTCCTTTTGGTCCTGAGCTCTTCTCTTGCACTTGAACAGATGGCTGAATATCGAATATCAATATATGGCAGAAAAATGAGTGAGTGGGATCAAATGGCAAGTTGGATTGTAAACAATGATCTATACAGTGAAAATGTTGTCTGGTTGATTCAGGTAAAATGTTGGTACCTAATTCATTTAATAAAGTAGTTGCTGTGTTCGTGTATCATATACTTTACTCGCCAGTGATTATattatagaatttt from Primulina tabacum isolate GXHZ01 chromosome 3, ASM2559414v2, whole genome shotgun sequence encodes:
- the LOC142540258 gene encoding AMP deaminase-like isoform X1, which codes for MDAYSLHLAMAALFGASFVAVSAYYMHRKTLNHLLEFAKALEKDKEEVNEGGDAVEHVKKHYPSRRSYGRRKANGGSYRRGSASLPDVSDFSGDGGEVEEKRNGPVHIDYIPPGLPRLHTLTEGKSGGASSTMRAGHHTRPISPKSPVASASASAFESVECSDAEDNLIDAAKLDTTYIHTNGNENVPDHHIHANGEQMPMVTSNIIRSHSVSGDLHGVQPDPVAADILRKEPEQETFVRLRISPTETPSADEAEVYCNLQDCLEMRKRYVFREVVSPWEKEIISAPNTPKPIPNPFDHTPEVKSDHYFQMEDGVVHVYANKESEEKLYPVADATTFFTDLHHILKIISAGNIRTLCHHRLVLLEQKFNLHLMLNADREFLAQKSAPHRDFYNVRKVDTHVHHSACMNQKHLLRFIKSKLRKEPDEVVIFRDGTYLTLKEVFESLDLTGYDLNVDLLDVHADKSTFHRFDKFNLKYNPCGQSRLREIFLKQDNLIQGRFLGELTKQVFSDLAASKYQMAEYRISIYGRKMSEWDQMASWIVNNDLYSENVVWLIQLPRLYNVYKEMGIVTSFQNILDNIFLPLFEVTVDPDSHPQLHVFLKQVVGLDLVDDESKPERRPTKHMPTPAQWTNIFNPAFSYYVYYCYANLYTLNKLRESKGMTTIKFRPHSGEAGDIDHLAATFLTSHNIAHGINLRKSPVLQYLYYLAQIGLAMSPLSNNSLFLDYHRNPFPTFFLRGLNVSLSTDDPLQIHLTKEPLVEEYSIAASVWKLSSCDLCEIARNSVYQSGFSHALKSHWIGTEYFKRGPDGNDIHRTNVPHIRLEFREMIWKEEMQQVYLGKASFPQVIET
- the LOC142540258 gene encoding AMP deaminase-like isoform X2 codes for the protein MDAYSLHLAMAALFGASFVAVSAYYMHRKTLNHLLEFAKALEKDKEEVNEGGDAVEHVKKHYPSRRSYGRRKANGGSYRRGSASLPDVSDFSGDGGEVEEKRNGPVHIDYIPPGLPRLHTLTEGKSGGASSTMRAGHHTRPISPKSPVASASASAFESVECSDAEDNLIDAAKLDTTYIHTNGNENVPDHHIHANGEQMPMVTSNIIRSHSVSGDLHGVQPDPVAADILRKEPEQETFVRLRISPTETPSADEAEVYCNLQDCLEMRKRYVFREVVSPWEKEIISAPNTPKPIPNPFDHTPEVKSDMEDGVVHVYANKESEEKLYPVADATTFFTDLHHILKIISAGNIRTLCHHRLVLLEQKFNLHLMLNADREFLAQKSAPHRDFYNVRKVDTHVHHSACMNQKHLLRFIKSKLRKEPDEVVIFRDGTYLTLKEVFESLDLTGYDLNVDLLDVHADKSTFHRFDKFNLKYNPCGQSRLREIFLKQDNLIQGRFLGELTKQVFSDLAASKYQMAEYRISIYGRKMSEWDQMASWIVNNDLYSENVVWLIQLPRLYNVYKEMGIVTSFQNILDNIFLPLFEVTVDPDSHPQLHVFLKQVVGLDLVDDESKPERRPTKHMPTPAQWTNIFNPAFSYYVYYCYANLYTLNKLRESKGMTTIKFRPHSGEAGDIDHLAATFLTSHNIAHGINLRKSPVLQYLYYLAQIGLAMSPLSNNSLFLDYHRNPFPTFFLRGLNVSLSTDDPLQIHLTKEPLVEEYSIAASVWKLSSCDLCEIARNSVYQSGFSHALKSHWIGTEYFKRGPDGNDIHRTNVPHIRLEFREMIWKEEMQQVYLGKASFPQVIET